CGAGTTCCAGAGGACCGAACTGGTCTGGTTGGGAACCCCACAGCAGGTGGAAGAGATTCGTGACGCTACCCTGGAAATATCCCAGGAACTGGCCAACCAGATGGAACTGGAATGGTACACTGAAATCGGCGATGACCCCTTCTATCTGGAAGGACGTAAAGTGGAAGAACGAGGTATAGAATTCCCTGATGTGCCCAAATACGAGATGAGGCTGGTTGTGCCCGGTGCCGAGAAGGGAGTGGCTGCAGTTTCTGCCAATGTCCACGGAACCCACTTCACTGAAGGATTCTCCATTAAAGAAACCCATAACCACACCCTATGGACTGGTTGTACTGGTATTGGAACCACCAGGTGGTTGTTCGGGTTCCTGGCTCAGAAAGGTTTTGATGAAGCTAACTGGCCAGAGATGGTTCGGGAAAGGGTGAGAAAGGTTCGTACCCCTGAAGTTTTAACCTGGCCTTAATCTCAGTATTCTTTAAAGCTGGGCCACCATATTCTACTGAAGAACCTAATAAATGACCAGTAGAATTTTTTTTACTTTTTTATAGTTTAATTTTTTATATTCTTTATTCCAGCCTAATTTAAACCGTTATTTTTAGAAATATTATTTTTATCACAGTTAAAAAAGAATATCTGAATGATTTAAAACTAATTACTAAATCTAAACCCCTCTTAGAAATTTAAAAGATTAATAATAAGATTAATAAAGATTAATAATACGATTTAAAATTGATTTAGAAATATTGTAAGCCCCAATAACCAGTAAGGTCTAAAAAAGAGTTAAAATGCGATTTAAGTAGAAAAAAATATTAAAATTAAAGAAGATAAGAAGAATTAGTTCTATTCTTCTTTGGTTTCTTCTTCAGTTAGTTTTTCTGGTACTTCTTCAGTAGAAACTTCTTCTTCAGTAGACTCTTCTACTTCTTCCTTCTTGACGAATGAGTCCACGAATTCTACTGTAGTAATGTCCATATTTTCCTGGATGTCCCGGGCTATTCTGAATCGTGCCATGGTTACGTCCATGTAAGGGCGCTGGTCGAATTTGGCCATTTCATCCATGGCAATGATTACCTTGTCATCTTCAATGGTTACCTGGTGTTTTTCAGAGTCCAAATTAGGGTTGGGGTAGTGCAGGTCTATCATGCTTTTGACCTTTTCCGTGTCATCTTCAATAATTTCAGCCACTTTAACCTGGTACTCCAGGTTTTTACCGGCTAATTCATGGTTGAAGTCCAGTCGTACACGGCCTCCACTCACACTTCGGATGATACCGGTGTTTCCTTCAGAGGTTATGGCCATACCCACCTGGGGTTTGATGCCCTGTTTCTTAAATTCAGACATGGGCACCAGTTGCATCAGACTAGGGTCTCTTTCACCGAATGCATCTTCTGGAGCGAGTTCTATGGTTTTTTCTTCACCGGCTTCCATTCCTTCCAGTTCTGCTTCCATTCCCTTGAGGACATGTCCTCCACCCACGATTATGGATATTGGTCCGTATGTTTTTTTATCTGAGAATATTCCTTTTTCCTCTGCTAACTCT
The window above is part of the Methanobacterium formicicum genome. Proteins encoded here:
- a CDS encoding peptidylprolyl isomerase, with the protein product MPVKNGDFIKLEYTGKIIETGDIFDTTNEELAEEKGIFSDKKTYGPISIIVGGGHVLKGMEAELEGMEAGEEKTIELAPEDAFGERDPSLMQLVPMSEFKKQGIKPQVGMAITSEGNTGIIRSVSGGRVRLDFNHELAGKNLEYQVKVAEIIEDDTEKVKSMIDLHYPNPNLDSEKHQVTIEDDKVIIAMDEMAKFDQRPYMDVTMARFRIARDIQENMDITTVEFVDSFVKKEEVEESTEEEVSTEEVPEKLTEEETKEE